A genomic window from Klebsiella quasipneumoniae subsp. quasipneumoniae includes:
- the narJ gene encoding nitrate reductase molybdenum cofactor assembly chaperone produces MIELVIVSRLLEYPDAALWQHQQEMFEALASSEKLGKEDAHALGVFLRDLLAQDPLDAQAAYSELFDRGRATSLLLFEHVHGESRDRGQAMVDLMAQYERHGLLLDSHELPDHLPLYLEYLAQLPEEEALGGLRDVAPILGLLSARLQQRESRYAVLFELLLKLANTQVDSQKVAEKIADEARDDTPQALDAVWEEEQVKFFADQGCGESEISAHQRRFAGAVAPQYLNISNGGQQ; encoded by the coding sequence ATGATTGAACTTGTGATTGTGTCGCGTTTGCTCGAATACCCTGACGCTGCCTTATGGCAGCATCAGCAGGAGATGTTCGAGGCGCTCGCGTCATCGGAGAAACTCGGCAAAGAAGATGCTCACGCGCTGGGCGTTTTTCTGCGCGATCTGCTGGCTCAGGATCCGCTGGATGCCCAGGCGGCCTACAGCGAACTGTTTGACCGCGGCCGGGCCACCTCGCTGCTGCTGTTTGAACACGTGCACGGCGAATCCCGCGATCGCGGCCAGGCGATGGTTGACCTGATGGCGCAGTATGAGCGCCACGGTCTGCTGCTCGATAGCCATGAGCTGCCGGATCATCTGCCGCTGTATCTGGAGTATCTGGCGCAGCTGCCGGAAGAGGAAGCCCTTGGCGGCCTGCGGGACGTCGCGCCGATCCTCGGCCTGCTCAGCGCGCGCCTGCAGCAGCGCGAGAGCCGCTATGCGGTGCTGTTCGAGCTGCTGCTGAAGCTGGCCAACACTCAGGTCGACAGCCAGAAGGTGGCGGAGAAGATTGCCGACGAAGCCCGCGACGATACGCCGCAGGCGCTGGACGCAGTCTGGGAAGAAGAACAGGTTAAATTCTTTGCCGACCAGGGCTGCGGCGAGTCGGAGATTTCCGCTCACCAGCGTCGTTTTGCCGGAGCCGTGGCCCCGCAATATCTGAATATCTCTAACGGAGGACAGCAATAA
- the narX gene encoding nitrate/nitrite two-component system sensor histidine kinase NarX, with protein sequence MLKRLFTPLTLVNQLALIVLLATLTGVAGMAISARLVNGVQGSAHAINKAGSLRMQSYRLLAAIPLNEHDQKLVDDMTATVFSPELQNSARRDGQERQLQALQQYWQLALAPGMQRAVNQAEVAQDVADFVDRIDQLVTAFDHTTEQRIERVVWIHRLLAIGMALLLIFTIIWLRARLLRPWKQLLSMARAVSQRDFTQRAHISGRNEMATLGMALNNMSEELAESYAVLERRVQEKTAGLEQKNEILAFLWQANRRLHANAPLCERISPVLNGLQGLTLLRDIEVRVYDLEDEDNHQEFTCHSDNECDDMGCYLCPRNLPPLPDGGTTLKWRLSDAHNQYGILLATLPVGRHLSHDQQQLVDTLVEQLTSTLALDRHQEKQQQLIVMEERATIARELHDSIAQSLSCMKMQVSCLQMQGDALPAESRQLLGQIRNELNTSWAQLRELLTTFRLQLTEPGLRPALEASCQEYSAHFGFTVQLDYQLPPRFVPSHQAIHLLQIAREALSNALKHASATQVTVTVSQRDNQVRLVVADNGRGVPDHAERSNHYGLIIMRDRAQSLRGDCQVRRRETGGTEVIVTFIPEKTFSIQ encoded by the coding sequence ATGTTAAAACGTCTTTTTACCCCGCTGACGCTGGTCAATCAACTGGCGTTGATCGTCCTGCTTGCCACCCTTACTGGCGTCGCCGGTATGGCGATCTCCGCGCGCCTGGTCAACGGCGTGCAGGGCAGCGCGCACGCCATTAACAAAGCCGGGTCATTACGCATGCAGAGCTACCGGCTGCTGGCGGCGATCCCGCTGAATGAACACGACCAAAAGCTGGTCGATGATATGACCGCCACCGTCTTCAGTCCGGAGCTGCAAAACTCCGCCCGCCGCGACGGGCAGGAGCGCCAGCTGCAGGCCCTGCAGCAGTACTGGCAGCTGGCGCTGGCTCCCGGCATGCAGCGCGCGGTCAACCAGGCGGAGGTCGCCCAGGATGTCGCCGACTTTGTCGATCGTATCGACCAGCTGGTCACCGCATTCGACCATACCACCGAGCAGCGTATCGAACGGGTGGTCTGGATCCATCGCCTCCTCGCCATCGGCATGGCGCTGCTGCTGATCTTCACCATCATCTGGCTACGCGCCCGCCTGCTGCGGCCATGGAAACAGCTGCTGAGCATGGCGCGAGCGGTGAGCCAGCGTGATTTCACCCAGCGGGCGCACATCAGCGGACGCAACGAAATGGCGACCCTCGGCATGGCGCTAAATAACATGTCGGAAGAGCTGGCGGAAAGCTACGCCGTGCTCGAGCGCCGGGTGCAGGAGAAGACCGCCGGGCTGGAACAGAAGAACGAGATCCTCGCCTTCTTATGGCAGGCCAACCGCCGGCTGCACGCCAACGCCCCGCTCTGTGAACGCATTTCGCCGGTGCTGAACGGCCTGCAGGGTCTGACGCTGCTGCGCGATATCGAGGTGCGGGTCTACGATCTGGAAGATGAAGACAACCATCAGGAGTTTACCTGCCACTCGGATAATGAATGTGATGACATGGGCTGCTACCTCTGCCCACGCAACCTGCCGCCGCTACCGGATGGCGGCACAACGCTGAAGTGGCGGCTGTCGGATGCGCATAATCAGTACGGCATCCTGCTGGCGACGCTGCCGGTTGGCCGTCATCTCAGCCACGATCAGCAGCAGCTGGTGGATACGTTGGTTGAACAACTGACCAGCACCCTGGCGCTGGACCGCCATCAGGAGAAACAGCAGCAGCTGATCGTTATGGAAGAGCGGGCCACTATCGCCCGCGAGCTGCATGATTCCATCGCCCAGTCGCTATCCTGTATGAAGATGCAGGTCAGCTGCCTGCAGATGCAGGGCGACGCCTTGCCGGCGGAGAGCCGTCAGCTGCTGGGGCAGATACGTAACGAGCTGAATACCTCCTGGGCCCAGCTGCGTGAGCTGTTGACCACCTTCCGCCTGCAGCTGACCGAGCCGGGCCTGCGCCCGGCGCTAGAGGCCAGCTGTCAGGAGTACAGCGCCCACTTCGGCTTTACGGTGCAGCTTGATTATCAGCTCCCGCCGCGCTTTGTGCCGTCGCATCAGGCCATTCACCTGCTGCAGATCGCCCGCGAAGCGTTAAGCAATGCCCTGAAGCATGCCAGCGCGACCCAAGTCACCGTGACGGTGTCACAACGCGATAATCAGGTCCGTCTGGTGGTGGCGGATAACGGCCGCGGCGTGCCGGACCACGCCGAGCGGAGTAATCATTACGGTTTAATCATTATGCGGGATCGCGCGCAAAGTCTGCGCGGCGACTGTCAGGTTCGGCGCCGGGAAACCGGCGGGACCGAAGTGATCGTCACGTTTATCCCGGAAAAAACGTTTTCCATCCAATAA
- the narL gene encoding two-component system response regulator NarL, protein MSQQERATILLIDDHPMLRTGVKQLISMAPDIQVIGEASNGAQGIELAESLDPDLILLDLNMPGMNGLETLDKLREKSLSGRVVVFSVSNHEEDVVTALKRGADGYLLKDMEPEDLLKALQQAAAGEMVLSEALTPVLAASLRANRATSDRDISQLTPRERDILKLIAQGLPNKMIARRLDITESTVKVHVKHMLKKMKLKSRVEAAVWVHQERIF, encoded by the coding sequence ATGAGTCAACAGGAACGGGCAACCATCCTTCTCATTGACGACCATCCGATGCTGCGCACCGGCGTGAAACAACTGATCAGCATGGCGCCGGACATCCAGGTGATTGGCGAAGCCAGCAATGGCGCGCAAGGTATCGAGCTGGCGGAGTCGCTGGATCCGGACCTGATCCTGCTGGACCTCAATATGCCGGGCATGAACGGTCTGGAAACGCTGGACAAACTGCGTGAGAAATCGCTGTCTGGCCGGGTGGTGGTCTTCAGCGTCTCTAACCATGAAGAGGACGTTGTTACCGCCCTCAAGCGCGGTGCCGATGGCTATCTGCTGAAAGACATGGAGCCGGAAGATCTGCTGAAAGCGCTGCAGCAGGCCGCCGCCGGCGAGATGGTATTAAGCGAAGCGTTAACCCCGGTGCTGGCCGCCAGCCTGCGCGCCAACCGCGCCACCTCCGATCGCGACATCAGCCAGCTGACCCCGCGCGAGCGCGACATCCTCAAGCTGATCGCCCAGGGGCTGCCGAACAAAATGATCGCCCGCCGGCTGGATATCACCGAAAGCACCGTCAAAGTGCACGTCAAGCACATGCTGAAGAAAATGAAGCTCAAATCCCGGGTGGAAGCCGCGGTATGGGTCCACCAGGAGCGAATTTTTTAA
- the narH gene encoding nitrate reductase subunit beta, protein MKIRSQVGMVLNLDKCIGCHTCSVTCKNVWTSREGMEYAWFNNVESKPGVGFPNDWENQEKWKGGWIRKINGKLQPRMGNRAMLLGKIFANPHLPGIDDYYEPFDFDYQNLHNAPESKHQPIARPRSLITGQRMDKITSGPNWEEILGGEFEKRAKDQNFDNMQKAMYGQFENTFMMYLPRLCEHCLNPACVATCPSGAIYKREEDGIVLIDQDKCRGWRMCITGCPYKKIYFNWKSGKSEKCIFCYPRIESGMPTVCSETCVGRIRYLGVLLYDADAIENAASTENEKDLYQRQLDVFLDPNDPKVIEQALKDGVPQGVIEAAQQSPVWKMAMDWKLALPLHPEYRTLPMVWYVPPLSPIQSAADAGELGSNGILPDVESLRIPVQYLANLLTAGDTQPVLLALKRMLAMRHYKRAETVDGVVDTRALEEVGLSEAQAQEMYRYLAIANYEDRFVVPSSHREQAREAFPEKNGCGFSFGDGCHGSDSQFNLFNSRRIDAIDVTSKTEPHA, encoded by the coding sequence ATGAAAATTCGTTCACAAGTCGGCATGGTGCTGAATCTCGATAAATGCATCGGCTGCCACACCTGCTCGGTAACCTGTAAAAACGTCTGGACCAGCCGGGAAGGGATGGAGTACGCCTGGTTCAATAACGTGGAGAGTAAGCCTGGCGTTGGTTTTCCGAACGACTGGGAAAACCAGGAGAAATGGAAGGGCGGCTGGATCCGCAAAATCAACGGCAAGCTGCAGCCGCGCATGGGCAACCGCGCGATGCTGTTAGGTAAAATCTTCGCGAACCCGCATCTGCCGGGCATCGATGATTACTACGAGCCGTTCGATTTCGACTACCAGAACCTGCATAACGCCCCGGAGAGTAAACATCAGCCGATCGCCCGTCCGCGCTCGCTGATCACCGGCCAGCGGATGGACAAGATCACCAGCGGTCCGAACTGGGAAGAGATCCTCGGCGGCGAGTTTGAAAAGCGCGCCAAAGACCAGAACTTCGACAACATGCAGAAGGCGATGTACGGCCAGTTCGAGAACACCTTCATGATGTATCTGCCGCGCCTGTGCGAGCACTGCCTGAATCCGGCGTGCGTCGCAACCTGCCCGAGCGGCGCCATCTATAAGCGTGAAGAAGACGGCATCGTGCTGATCGACCAGGACAAGTGCCGCGGCTGGCGGATGTGCATCACCGGCTGCCCGTACAAGAAGATCTACTTCAACTGGAAGAGCGGGAAATCTGAGAAGTGCATCTTCTGCTACCCGCGTATTGAATCCGGAATGCCGACGGTATGCTCCGAAACCTGCGTGGGCCGAATCCGCTACCTCGGCGTCCTGCTGTATGACGCGGACGCGATCGAAAATGCCGCCAGCACCGAGAACGAGAAAGATCTCTATCAGCGTCAACTGGACGTGTTCCTCGATCCGAACGACCCGAAAGTGATTGAGCAGGCGCTGAAAGATGGCGTACCGCAGGGCGTGATTGAAGCCGCGCAGCAGTCGCCGGTCTGGAAAATGGCGATGGACTGGAAGCTGGCCCTGCCGCTGCACCCGGAATATCGCACCCTGCCGATGGTTTGGTACGTGCCGCCGCTGTCGCCGATTCAGTCCGCCGCCGATGCCGGCGAACTGGGCAGCAACGGGATCCTGCCGGACGTGGAAAGCCTGCGTATTCCGGTGCAGTATCTGGCGAATCTGCTGACCGCCGGCGATACCCAACCGGTCCTGTTGGCCCTGAAGCGGATGCTGGCGATGCGTCACTATAAGCGGGCGGAAACCGTTGACGGCGTTGTCGATACCCGCGCGCTGGAAGAGGTGGGCTTAAGCGAAGCGCAGGCTCAGGAGATGTACCGCTACCTGGCGATCGCCAACTACGAAGACCGTTTCGTGGTGCCGAGCAGCCATCGTGAACAGGCGCGGGAAGCGTTTCCGGAGAAAAATGGCTGCGGCTTTAGCTTTGGCGACGGCTGCCACGGCTCTGACAGCCAGTTCAACCTGTTCAACAGCCGTCGCATCGACGCCATCGACGTGACCAGCAAAACGGAGCCGCACGCATGA
- a CDS encoding NarK family nitrate/nitrite MFS transporter produces MSQSSLPEKANRSVITDWRPEDPEFWQQRGHHVASRNLWISVPCLLLAFCVWMLFSAVAVNLNKVGFQFTTDQLFMLTALPALSGALLRVPYAFMVPLFGGRRWTAFSTGIMIVPCVWLGFAVQDTSTPFSVFVIISLLCGFAGANFASSMANISFFFPKAKQGGALGVNGGLGNMGVSVMQLVAPLVVSVSVFAIFGGTGSEQPDGSMLYLENAAWIWVPFLIIFTLAAWFFMNDLSASKASLSEQLPVLKRLHLWIMALLYLATFGSFIGFSAGFAMLSKTQFPDVQILHYAFFGPFIGALARSMGGAISDRLGGTRVTLVNFVVMAVFCALLFLTLPTNGQGGNFIAFFAVFMVLFLTAGLGSASTFQMISVIFRKLTMDRVKAQGGSEAQAMREAATDTAAALGFISAIGAIGGFFIPKAFGISLDLTGSPAGAMKVFLIFYIACVIITWAVYGRKRQ; encoded by the coding sequence ATGAGTCAATCTTCCCTCCCGGAGAAGGCTAACCGCTCGGTCATTACCGACTGGCGGCCTGAAGATCCTGAATTCTGGCAACAGCGCGGCCACCATGTGGCGAGCCGCAATTTATGGATCTCCGTTCCCTGTCTGTTACTGGCGTTCTGCGTGTGGATGTTGTTCAGCGCCGTTGCCGTTAACCTCAACAAAGTGGGCTTTCAGTTTACGACCGATCAGCTGTTTATGCTGACCGCGCTGCCGGCGCTGTCAGGCGCTTTGTTGCGCGTGCCTTATGCTTTCATGGTACCGCTGTTCGGCGGCCGCCGCTGGACGGCGTTCAGTACCGGGATCATGATTGTGCCGTGCGTGTGGCTGGGCTTTGCGGTCCAGGATACCTCCACGCCGTTTAGCGTCTTCGTGATCATCTCTCTGCTGTGCGGCTTCGCCGGGGCCAACTTCGCCTCCAGTATGGCCAATATCAGCTTCTTCTTCCCGAAAGCGAAGCAGGGCGGGGCGCTGGGCGTCAACGGCGGCCTTGGTAATATGGGCGTCAGCGTGATGCAGCTGGTCGCGCCGCTGGTGGTGTCGGTCTCGGTGTTTGCCATTTTTGGCGGGACCGGCAGCGAGCAGCCGGACGGCTCAATGCTGTATCTGGAAAACGCCGCGTGGATCTGGGTACCTTTCCTGATTATTTTCACCCTGGCGGCGTGGTTCTTTATGAACGACCTGTCCGCTTCTAAAGCCTCGCTGAGCGAACAGCTGCCGGTGCTCAAACGCCTGCACCTGTGGATCATGGCGCTGCTCTATCTGGCGACCTTTGGCTCCTTTATCGGTTTCTCCGCCGGTTTCGCCATGCTGTCAAAGACCCAGTTCCCGGACGTGCAGATCCTACACTACGCCTTCTTCGGTCCGTTTATTGGCGCGCTGGCGCGTTCGATGGGCGGGGCGATCTCCGACCGTCTCGGCGGTACCCGCGTGACGCTGGTCAACTTTGTGGTGATGGCTGTCTTCTGTGCGCTGCTGTTCCTGACCCTGCCGACCAACGGCCAGGGCGGTAACTTCATCGCCTTCTTCGCGGTGTTTATGGTGCTGTTCCTGACCGCCGGGCTGGGGAGCGCTTCCACCTTCCAGATGATCTCCGTGATCTTCCGTAAGCTGACCATGGACCGGGTGAAGGCCCAGGGCGGCAGCGAAGCCCAGGCGATGCGCGAGGCGGCGACCGATACCGCGGCGGCGCTGGGCTTTATCTCCGCCATTGGCGCCATCGGCGGCTTCTTTATTCCGAAGGCGTTCGGTATCTCGCTGGATCTGACCGGCTCGCCGGCCGGCGCGATGAAAGTCTTCCTGATCTTCTATATCGCCTGCGTGATCATCACCTGGGCGGTATACGGCCGTAAGCGTCAGTAA
- a CDS encoding nitrate reductase subunit alpha produces MSKFLDRFRYFKQKGETFADGHGQLLNTNRDWEDGYRQRWQHDKIVRSTHGVNCTGSCSWKIYVKNGLVTWETQQTDYPRTRPDLPNHEPRGCPRGASYSWYLYSANRLKYPLMRKRLMKMWREAKVQHSDPVEAWASIIEDADKAKSFKQARGRGGFVRSSWQEVNELIAASNVYTVKTYGPDRVAGFSPIPAMSMVSYASGARYLSLIGGTCLSFYDWYCDLPPASPMTWGEQTDVPESADWYNSSYIIAWGSNVPQTRTPDAHFFTEVRYKGTKTVAITPDYAEIAKLCDLWLAPKQGTDAAMALAMGHVMLREFHLDKPSQYFTDYVRRYTDMPMLVMLEERDGYYAAGRTLRASDLVDSLGQEKNPEWKTVAFDEKGDLTVPNGSLGFRWGDKGKWNLEQRDGKTGEEIELRLSLLGSHDEVADVGFPYFGGEGSEHFNKVALENILLHKLPVKRLQLADGSTALVTTVYDLTMANYGLERGLNDDNCAASYDEVKAYTPAWAEKITGVSRAHIIRTAREFADNADKTHGRSMIIVGAGLNHWFHLDMNYRGLINMLIFCGCVGQSGGGWAHYVGQEKLRPQTGWQPLAFALDWQRPARHMNSTSYFYNHSSQWRYESVTAQELLSPMADKSRYSGHLIDFNVRAERMGWLPSAPQLGVNPLRIADEAKKAGMTPVDYTVKSLKEGSIRFAAEQPENGKNHPRNLFIWRSNLLGSSGKGHEYMLKYLLGTENGIQGKDLGKQGGVKPEEVEWRDNGLDGKLDLVVTLDFRLSSTCLYSDIVLPTATWYEKDDMNTSDMHPFIHPLSAAVDPAWESKSDWDIYKGIAKKFSEVCVGHLGKETDVVTLPIQHDSAAEMAQPLDVKDWKKGECDLIPGKTAPHIIPVERDYPATYERFTSIGPLLETIGNGGKGIAWNTQSEMDLLRKLNYTKADGPAKGQPKLETAIDAAEMILTLAPETNGQVAVKAWKALSEITGREHAHLALNKEDEKIRFRDIQAQPRKIISSPTWSGLEDEHVSYNAGYTNVHELIPWRTLSGRQSLYQDHQWMRDFGESLLVYRPPIDTRSVKAVMGEKSNGNPEKALNFLTPHQKWGIHSTYSDNLLMLTLSRGGPIVWMSEADAKDLGIEDNDWIEVFNANGALTARAVVSQRVPAGMTMMYHAQERIVNLPGSEVTGQRGGIHNSVTRITPKPTHMIGGYGHLAYGFNYYGTVGSNRDEFVVVRKMKNINWLDGEGNDQVQESVK; encoded by the coding sequence ATGAGTAAATTCCTGGACCGGTTTCGCTACTTCAAACAGAAGGGTGAAACCTTTGCCGATGGGCACGGCCAGCTTCTAAACACCAACCGGGACTGGGAGGATGGATACCGTCAACGTTGGCAGCATGACAAAATTGTGCGTTCCACTCACGGTGTCAACTGCACCGGTTCATGCAGCTGGAAGATTTATGTCAAAAACGGACTGGTGACCTGGGAAACCCAGCAAACGGACTATCCGCGCACCCGTCCGGACCTGCCAAACCATGAACCACGCGGCTGCCCGCGCGGCGCCAGCTACTCCTGGTATCTGTACAGCGCGAACCGCCTGAAATACCCGCTGATGCGCAAACGCCTGATGAAGATGTGGCGGGAAGCGAAGGTCCAGCATAGCGATCCGGTTGAGGCATGGGCCTCGATTATCGAAGACGCCGACAAAGCGAAAAGCTTCAAGCAGGCTCGCGGTCGCGGCGGGTTTGTCCGCTCCTCCTGGCAGGAAGTGAATGAGCTGATTGCCGCCTCCAACGTCTATACCGTGAAAACTTACGGTCCGGATCGCGTGGCCGGCTTCTCGCCGATCCCGGCGATGTCGATGGTCTCCTACGCCTCCGGCGCTCGTTACCTGTCGCTGATCGGCGGTACCTGCCTGAGCTTCTACGACTGGTACTGCGACCTGCCGCCGGCCTCGCCGATGACCTGGGGCGAGCAGACCGACGTGCCGGAATCCGCCGACTGGTACAACTCCAGCTATATCATCGCCTGGGGCTCCAACGTGCCGCAGACCCGTACCCCGGATGCGCACTTCTTTACCGAAGTTCGCTATAAAGGGACCAAAACTGTCGCCATCACCCCGGACTACGCCGAAATCGCCAAGCTCTGCGATCTGTGGCTGGCGCCGAAGCAGGGTACCGATGCCGCGATGGCGCTGGCGATGGGCCACGTGATGCTGCGTGAGTTCCATCTTGATAAACCGAGCCAGTACTTCACCGATTACGTGCGTCGCTACACCGACATGCCGATGCTGGTGATGCTTGAGGAGCGCGACGGCTATTACGCCGCCGGCCGCACGCTGCGCGCGTCCGACCTCGTGGATTCCCTTGGTCAGGAGAAGAATCCGGAATGGAAAACCGTCGCCTTTGATGAGAAGGGCGATCTGACCGTGCCGAACGGTTCCCTCGGATTCCGCTGGGGCGACAAAGGCAAATGGAACCTCGAACAGCGCGACGGTAAAACCGGCGAAGAGATTGAGCTGCGTCTGAGCCTGCTGGGTAGCCATGACGAGGTCGCGGACGTCGGCTTCCCGTACTTCGGCGGCGAAGGTTCTGAACACTTCAACAAAGTCGCGCTGGAAAACATTCTGCTGCACAAACTGCCGGTTAAACGCCTGCAGCTGGCTGACGGCTCCACCGCCCTGGTGACCACCGTGTACGACCTGACCATGGCCAACTATGGCCTGGAGCGCGGTCTGAACGATGACAACTGCGCCGCCAGCTATGATGAAGTGAAAGCCTACACTCCGGCCTGGGCGGAAAAAATTACCGGCGTCTCCCGCGCGCATATTATCCGTACCGCCCGCGAGTTTGCCGATAACGCCGATAAAACCCATGGTCGGTCGATGATTATCGTCGGGGCGGGTCTCAACCACTGGTTCCACCTCGACATGAACTACCGCGGTCTGATCAACATGCTGATCTTCTGCGGTTGCGTCGGCCAGAGCGGCGGCGGTTGGGCGCACTATGTGGGCCAGGAAAAACTGCGTCCGCAGACCGGCTGGCAGCCGCTGGCGTTCGCCCTTGACTGGCAACGCCCGGCACGTCATATGAACAGCACCTCGTACTTCTATAACCACTCCAGCCAGTGGCGCTATGAAAGCGTGACCGCGCAGGAGCTGCTCTCGCCGATGGCGGATAAGTCCCGCTACAGCGGCCATCTGATCGACTTCAACGTCCGCGCCGAGCGGATGGGCTGGCTGCCGTCGGCGCCGCAGCTGGGCGTAAACCCGCTGCGCATCGCCGATGAGGCGAAAAAAGCGGGCATGACGCCGGTGGATTACACCGTCAAATCTCTGAAGGAGGGATCGATTCGCTTTGCGGCAGAGCAGCCGGAAAACGGAAAAAACCATCCGCGTAACCTGTTTATCTGGCGTTCCAACCTGCTGGGCTCCTCCGGTAAAGGTCATGAGTACATGCTCAAGTACCTGCTGGGTACGGAGAACGGCATTCAGGGTAAAGACCTTGGCAAGCAGGGCGGCGTGAAGCCGGAAGAAGTTGAATGGCGCGATAACGGCCTCGACGGCAAACTGGACCTGGTGGTGACCCTCGACTTCCGTCTGTCGAGCACCTGTCTCTACTCCGACATCGTGCTGCCGACCGCCACCTGGTACGAAAAAGACGACATGAATACCTCGGATATGCATCCGTTTATTCATCCGCTGTCAGCGGCCGTTGACCCGGCCTGGGAATCGAAGAGCGACTGGGATATCTATAAAGGCATCGCGAAGAAATTCTCTGAAGTGTGCGTGGGCCACCTCGGTAAAGAAACCGACGTCGTTACGCTGCCGATCCAGCATGATTCCGCCGCGGAAATGGCGCAGCCGCTGGACGTCAAAGACTGGAAGAAGGGCGAATGTGACCTGATTCCGGGGAAAACCGCCCCGCATATTATTCCGGTCGAGCGTGATTACCCGGCGACTTATGAGCGCTTCACCTCCATTGGCCCGCTGCTGGAAACCATCGGCAACGGCGGGAAAGGCATCGCCTGGAATACCCAGAGCGAAATGGACCTGCTGCGTAAGCTCAACTACACCAAGGCCGACGGCCCGGCGAAAGGTCAGCCGAAGCTGGAAACGGCCATCGACGCCGCGGAGATGATCCTCACCCTGGCGCCGGAAACGAACGGTCAGGTGGCGGTGAAGGCGTGGAAAGCGCTGAGCGAAATCACCGGCCGCGAGCACGCGCACCTGGCGCTGAACAAAGAAGACGAGAAGATCCGTTTCCGCGATATTCAGGCGCAGCCGCGGAAAATCATCTCCAGCCCGACCTGGTCCGGGCTGGAAGACGAACACGTCTCCTATAACGCCGGATACACCAACGTTCACGAGCTGATCCCATGGCGTACTCTGTCCGGTCGTCAGTCGCTGTATCAGGATCACCAGTGGATGCGCGACTTTGGCGAGAGCCTGCTGGTTTATCGTCCGCCGATTGACACCCGCTCGGTGAAAGCGGTGATGGGCGAGAAGTCCAACGGCAACCCGGAGAAGGCGCTGAACTTCCTGACGCCGCACCAGAAATGGGGTATCCACTCGACCTACAGCGATAACCTGCTGATGCTGACCCTGTCACGCGGCGGTCCGATCGTCTGGATGAGCGAGGCGGATGCGAAAGATCTGGGTATCGAAGATAACGACTGGATCGAAGTGTTCAACGCCAACGGCGCCCTGACGGCGCGCGCGGTGGTGAGCCAGCGCGTGCCGGCCGGGATGACCATGATGTACCACGCGCAGGAACGCATCGTGAACCTGCCTGGCTCTGAAGTCACCGGCCAGCGCGGCGGGATCCATAACTCGGTTACCCGTATTACGCCGAAACCGACCCATATGATCGGCGGCTATGGCCATCTGGCCTATGGCTTTAACTACTACGGCACCGTCGGCTCCAACCGCGATGAGTTTGTGGTGGTACGTAAGATGAAGAACATTAACTGGTTAGACGGCGAAGGCAATGACCAGGTACAGGAGAGCGTAAAATGA
- the narI gene encoding respiratory nitrate reductase subunit gamma, with translation MHFLNMFFFDIYPYIAGSVFLIGSWLRYDYGQYTWRAASSQMLDRKGMNLASNLFHIGILGIFAGHFLGMLTPHWMYESFLPIDVKQKMAMIAGGACGVMTLVGGLLLLKRRLLSPRVRATTTGADILILSLLMVQCALGLLTIPFSAQHMDGSEMMKLVGWAQSVVTFHGGASQHLDGVAFIFRVHLVLGMTLFLLFPFSRLVHIWSAPVEYLTRKYQIVRARR, from the coding sequence ATGCACTTCCTGAATATGTTCTTCTTTGACATTTATCCGTACATTGCGGGCTCGGTGTTTCTGATCGGCAGTTGGCTGCGCTATGACTACGGTCAGTACACTTGGCGAGCGGCCTCCAGCCAGATGCTGGACCGTAAAGGGATGAATCTGGCGTCGAACCTGTTTCATATCGGCATCCTCGGCATTTTCGCCGGCCACTTCCTCGGTATGCTGACGCCGCACTGGATGTATGAATCCTTCCTGCCGATCGACGTCAAGCAGAAGATGGCGATGATCGCCGGCGGCGCCTGCGGCGTGATGACCCTGGTGGGCGGTTTACTGCTGCTCAAGCGTCGTCTGCTCAGCCCGCGCGTTCGCGCCACCACCACCGGCGCGGATATTCTGATCCTCTCCCTGCTGATGGTGCAGTGTGCGTTGGGCCTGCTGACGATCCCGTTCTCAGCCCAGCATATGGACGGCAGCGAAATGATGAAGCTGGTCGGCTGGGCGCAGTCGGTGGTCACCTTCCACGGCGGTGCGTCGCAGCACCTGGATGGCGTGGCGTTTATCTTCCGCGTCCACCTGGTGCTGGGTATGACCCTGTTCCTGCTGTTCCCGTTCTCCCGTCTGGTTCATATCTGGAGCGCGCCGGTAGAGTACCTGACGCGCAAATACCAGATTGTTCGCGCCCGTCGCTAA